The DNA sequence ACAAACAATGCAAGTATAACAGTTTGTGTAATTGGTTACCAAATGCATGCAAGTCAAGGATAGCTCCTATATTTTCCTTGTTGATGCTCAATACACCATACCGGGTGTCCAGTGTGTTTCTTATCAAATCAAAGGAATATGCCAACTTCTTCAAGAGCTTATGCGGTACATTTATGAGAGGGATGTGCATCAAACCATCAAATCCCAATTTCCAGACGATGGCCTTCTTTTTATTGCTCATGTTTTGGAACTTATCATGAAGGAGTCTTGTCGACCATCTCAAATAATTATGAGTTTTCTGTAAACAAAGGAGAATcatgtaaataaactatatttATACAAGAAAAAATTGAATTAGTCTAAAATATATATGCTTACATTATATTTTGGTGCAGCAGGATTCTTGCTTGCCATTTTTATTGTAAGGAATAAGGTTAATAGATCGCAACATCACCAGTTACAGTCGAAATCACTTCATATACACCGAAATACCAGCCATATACACCtctattattttgttaattacatGACATAATATGAGTTCAAAATGATATTCAAGTCAATCAAATATGCATCAAATGACACACCAGAAGCACAAGGACAATATTCTGTTGCACCAGTTATACTCGAATTCACTTAAAATTCACCGAAATACCAGCCATATACAcctatattattttttagattacaTGACCTAATATGAGTTCAAAATGATATTCAAGTCAACCAAATATGAATAAAATGACACTAGAAGAACAAGGACAATATTCTGTTTCTAGTTACACCAGGAAAACGACTACAGCACCAGTTACACTTGATTTCGCTTGATATACACCGAAATACCAGCCATATACATCTCTATTATTTTGTTGATTATATGACATAATATGAGTTTAAAATGATATTCAAATCAACCAAACATGCATAAAATGGCACTAGAAGCACAAGAACAATATTCAAGAACAATAGCACCAGTTACACGCGAATTTACTTGAAATACAGCGAAAGTTTTTATGTATAAAAACTCATTTCATAGAAACAAACTCAGTTCAAACAAGTAACATGTTCAAAAACACATGAAAATATATGTTAAAGTATACGTGAAAATATTACGTAAAACAGTTATCACTGATTGAACAGTATGATGAAAAcactaatatgtattttaaaccAAGAATACATAATGAATCTACTTAATAAATAGAAAGATGACTATCTAGTGTTTTACGATCgaaatgagaagaaaaaagtgaaaaaatttGACAATTAGCGAAACAGTACCTTAAGTAATCTTTCGTATTTTATTTCTGTGTTTTTTTATGGAGATTTTGAACTTCTCTTGTAGATTTCCTTGAATTTTTGCGATGATTTTGACAGTTTTTTGAGAGATTTCGAGCGTTATTTGAATCCTCAAGGTTGAGGTTTTgatcgaagaagaaaaagaagaaaaaatatctttcataATTTGAGCGCACTATGAAATGGTTGAGTAAGTGCGTGTTTATATGCACGTTAATGTGAATGTTGTTTTTGTTGGATTTGAGCTAACTTGAACTTATAAgacaaaaaaatttgtatatataacaggtctgttaattaaaaaataaatctattataattttttttattattttaattttttaaattttaaaattaaaaataaaaagaattggTTTGAGTTGACCACGTGTTGCgattcttaattaattaagtacAAAAACTTTGTTTCTTGGTTTGAGAAAGAATAGTTTATTTATTCTTCTTATATCCTTCCTAGGAGAAAAATAATGATATCTgcttttttataaaattaaaatattttataaatattattatatttatgtgATATAAGTGCATCATTATAGGTCTGTTAAAGGGGTATAAAAAAACCGGAAAAAGTTAACAGGAAGAATAAGACAAAACCCAAGAATGATCAATAAAACATTGGTGATGAAAGGGGAacaaattattcattttttgaATTGATTGGCTTCTTTCTTACATCTGGATTTAAAAGCTAATATACatctaatatttttgttatttaaatattattattttattaagatagttattaatttgttattttacttttagttatacttaattttagtaatatataaatattggCACTTTAATAAAATAGTCGaatataagaaaataaaaatgattattctcataaaattgtattaatgtaaagataataaataaaaattgttaaattatttaatatctttaatatttttatataaggaTATTTTTTTTGCGAGTAAAAACTTAAAGCAAATATCCATCTTTAAATTATGATcgaattattaaaaaataagaatagcTAAAAACCGCCcagactttttattttttatttttttgggaGTCACTCATAGaaatatctaaaataatttttttaaagatatttgtTAGTAATCAAAATTTAACACATGTAATCAATTAAATCAtagtatttttgttaaaattaaatcGAACAAATCGGTTTAGTAAACAAATCGATAAACCAAACTTTAAATCAgcttaaattaatattttttataaaatatgactaaaatatttatatattaagaatttTAAACACTAACCCTTTTAATCGGTTCAAAATTTGGTTAGTTTATCGATTTTTTAGCCATTTAAGGGTCTGCCGATAGCCAATGAGTTACTGCATGCACAGGATTCGAACTCCCGACACTTGTTTAAACGACAAGTGAACTGACCACTTGACCAACccaagttaattttttatttgaatgatttttttttacttggaatcatttgaaacaaatttTGAGGAgactaaaaatttaataataatatttatattaaaataaaatttataaatataattattctttaagtttgttactaataagataataaataaataattctacagatgaaaaatagaaaatagtttATAATGATACTTTTTGAGTCTTTGATGAGTTGAAATCTTTAATAATTGAATCAGAACTAAACTTTTCAgctatttataatatttattgaaattttttatcaatttatacaaatacaataatataaatACTTATGAATATTCTAACATTTTTAATCatatacaaaattaaattaaataaatagtaaaaatataaaataatattaaattaaataaataaaaaatatctaattttttatatttgaactcaaaGGTAGAAAAAGTGCTGCTTATTTAttctattcttaattttttattttgttagatgatctttttttattcttatctttttttgttagataattttttttatttgatttgattgttagataattttttttattatctttttttgtgagataatttttttatttgatttgattttacCTTTTAATTAAACTCACTCAATTCAGTCCAAATCTAATAtgtttttaatgtttaaaattaaaaataattgtacAATTAAAACAAAAGATACGAATTAAATCTGaatattttaaatcataataaaatatgtgagccaattgaactatttttttataaaagaattaaaagggtCATGACTCCTATTATCTCAACTAAAGCTTGACTCATTTGAACCTTGAAAGAACTATATGAATagtatataatttattatgtgcTCTTCGCAATATGCTAATACACAATGCATGTACATAAATTTATGCGTTATAGAGTACAGTAGTTCAATGTTTAAAGACTGGATAAACGTGACGGATTGATCAATTTCAGCTTTCAACAAATTTTGTAACATGGtttcaagaaaacaaaaaacaacTCAATTCCCTCTTGGCTTCCATCCATCATATTGAAGTTTCACCATCTAAGCTTTGCTGGGAAATACTGCAAGCcattttaaaaacaaaagaagaatccaaaaattgttaaacaaaaaaaaaaaggagagataTTAAAACAATAGAAATAGATATAAATCAACAAAGATTACTCAAATTTGTTTTCACCTTCGCAATAAGAGATTGATAGTATGGCTTAACTTTTTCTACATCAACTAAGACTTTGCTCTTACTATACAGATCATATTTGCTGCACAAAATTATGAGTAATGTAAGTAGCGGTCAAAGATGTGACTATGAAAATATAGATTTAAGTTAGACAAGAGCTTACTTGAATACATGTAGCCATTTTAAGTTCTCACGATCGTCATCATTCATGAGATGTGTATATGCACCTTCTCTGTGTAAAGCTGCAATAATATACATCATATAGGGTTATTGTATTTGCATAACAAAGAACACCTAGTTATTATAACACAAGATTTAGATAgaacaataatatatatttatatagcaCATAATAAAATTGCTTACGATAGAAAGAGTGATATCTAATAATGAACAATCCTGCTGAAGGCAGAGTAGTGCCATTTTCCTTAGCAACCTATATATTCAAAAATGTACTGTTTAGTAAAATCCTaataaagaaaagaacaaaTTAATACATAAACATTATAAATCATGAATTCTATGAAGACTCACCAAATACATATAATCATCGTGTCCCCATGACATCATTACGTTATTGAGTCCACATTCTTTAGTGTAGATTCCATCCTTTGTGCCATATGCAGGATTTTTGATATCAGGGTTTTCCTTGAAATACTGCAAGAAGAAAGAAATTTATATCAACGATTAATTTAAgaggaaaaaataaaagtaaaggaAGAGTTCAGTTGAAATTTATATTATAAGAAAAGAAATTGTTTACCTTGTGGTGAATGTTTGCTTCATCGAAGGCACAACCAACCGGAAATGTATCTCCTACAATGTATTTATAATCATTCAGTTGAAAtattgaagaaaagaaaaaatattcaTACAAGGTTTAAGCTAATTAAGGAAGAGTTCTCACCAACAACTGCCCATTGAGGAAGCTCACCAAATTGAGGAAGTAGAAGAATCTTTCCAAgatctgaaataaatcaaaagaaCCATTTGTTAATTCCAAATTTGTCTAAAATCTGCAGTTTCACTCATTAAACAAAAGTAGCAGTCTTGTTTTTCATGTATAATGGGGACCAAGATATCCAAGGTAGGTTTGACCATAATAGAGGAAAGAAGGATATGCATGAGTCGGCCAAAATTTTTAATTGCCCTGTTAACCAAGCTTACACAAAAGGAATATCCAAGTGTATGTACCATGAATGAGAGCAGTCAAATGTAACCAATCCTCATTAGGATAATCTTTTTTAATAGCTTCAGCAGATTGAAGTAAATGTTGAATTTGAGGTTCATCTAAATCAGGATCGCTTTCGTCTACCACTTCATTAAGCAACTCACAACATTCCCATATACCCATTTCAGCCTTGTCCAATTTTCCGTAGTGCTCCCTCATTTTCTTCACCTGCAAAAGCGTTTAACAAATGAAATCTTGGTCATTATTGATCATTCATGTGACAGAATAAACACATTTTTTTGGGAAAATATGAAGTTTGCTTACAAAGTCATATGTCTGGTTGATGTGCTGCAATCTATAGAATTCCTCCACACCCTTTTGCCTTTCACTTTCAGCATCATAATCCCTGCCAAATCATCCGCATTGGCTCGCCGCATTAGCGTTATTATTATAAACATAAGACACAAGAAAAGACTGGGTTGCAGTTATTTATGagaataagataagataagacaTTGAGAACAAGATATAAAGGACAGATATATAAAATTAtgtgttcttatattttgtttggtgataaactaaaataaattataaaaatttaatttattttcattcaaaaaatttgagatagaaaatataataataaaaaatataattataaaaaattaacaaaaataataaaaaaaaataaattgtattctTATTAGTGTCCTGTCTTTATAAACAAAGTCTTTATAAACAAACGTAGCCCTGAGAATAGAAAATAGAGCCGAAACCTGAAGGAATGGCCAAATGAATTCACTTCTGGGGTTGCGAATCCATTCTGAGACACCTCCTTTGGCATTGAAAATCCACCATCCAACACAAGCTCGTTGGTTTCGTTAGAGTCCACATTCTTCACGTCAAATTGTGAATCTGAAGAATATGCCACAATGTGATACTAATCATGATTTTGATATGGAGCATTTGTGCTATACTATGAATCCGGAAagtcaaaatcaaataaataaataagtgaGAAACGCAATCATATCATACCGAAGATAGGTTGCTCAATGAGAATAGTCATCTTGGATTGCAAAGAAGCAGCGTAACACACAAGAGATAACAGAAATAAAGCAAACAAGAAAGGAACGAGAAAAAATCGAAATAAAATGTGGGTGTGGCAACAAGTTGAGAAGAAGGGGGCTTATATAGAATAACAAAATGTCCTTGACGGAGAATTTGGAAGCTCGGAGTCCTCAACTGAAAAATTTAAAACCGTACTTCTATCTTTAGCAACTtgtaatcaaatcaaatcaaatacaATCTTAAACTGCTGACGTTGACCTGAATATTTTTCGCATTATAAAGTAATCCTATAATCCCTACGCGCCTACACCACTCTCCTTAGAATATCCTCtacactaataataataataataataaaaaatttaataacactATTCATGCACCAAAATATTTAACACtcgtataaaaatattattattagcagttaattatatatttaaatatttttaattaaaaaataaaaatatatattaattattaaaaataattgatgtcaaaataatatctattataaaaaatgtatGTGCAGCGATATTGTTGAAAATTCTCACATGATTATTAGTgtacaagaaaaaaaatgatactACACACTAGTACTTATTAATCAGTGCTAAGAGGAGTTAAATTCTTAAATTCCTAATGATTTATATCCGTTATTCTATATGTTAACATAAATATCCCAGCTTGGCCTTTTGTCaaaccccaaaaaaaaaattatattctaaatttaataaaagatcaaacaatcacttttttcttttttaatttttgtctatTTGTCTAATTGTATCAAGTAAATACTTATCATATTTTCAAGATTTATCCATTTATGGTTAGAGGCTTAGAGCTGTTACTGTGCTGGCAAAGAAAAGGAATGATTTTATGGAATTTCGGTTTAATCCCAAAAAAGGGTTGTAAAGGAAATTTGTGATTGCTGGAGGAGTTGCCTATCCTAAATAAATAATCTTAAACTGAAGTGCATGAGTCAGCCTTACGTGCAAATCATATCTTCAAGTTGAGAAAGTTGCATTGTTTGGTCTGACGAAGCATCTACTCACAACAGACTCATCTGTTGACCTTTCCGCCCGTTTTTAAGTACCAAGTCTTGTTTCATTAAATATCATATCATAAAACTTAGAGTTATGAGCATTTATAACCAtgtaaaaagattttttttggtgagttaatttttttttaatttctctttttttttaaatttttataaaaaataaaagtaattttatatttagatattttatataaaaattttttttatttattaattatgtttgaGTATAAtcatataaaagtatttttttgtttatttattaggtgaaaaatatatttttttaaagaaaaaaatttttaaaaaatgatgtTAATTATAACTtgtcaaaaaatatattttttatttttttagtatttttattttactactaaaaatttaaatatgttaaaaaaattatttttatcaactTAATAACGCCCAAACAAACACATTATCAACCCCAAATCTTCTCATGATGAAAATATATTAagatcaattttttatttattttagtattcAAGAAAACAGCAAGTTCAAACTGTAATGGTAGCTTTGGAAAATTTCTGCAGAGCCTCTGGGATGAAGGGTAATGTGGAGAAATCTAAAGCGCTATGCTCTAGGAATGTTTCAgcaacaagaaaagagatttTCACTGGAGTCTCCTCCATCAGATTTGTCCAGAACTTGGGCAAGTATTTAGGGGTGAACCTTAATCTCTCTCGGGTGACACGCGCAACTTTCAATGATGTTCTGGACAAGATTCGGGGAAGGCTAGCCAGCTGGAAAGGGAGATTGCTTAATAAGGCAGGTAGACTCTGTTTGCTCAACTCGGTAGTGACTGCGATTCCTACTTATCGTATACAAGTATCTCTCTTCCCTAAAGGGGTAACTAATAAGATAGAATCCATGATGCGAACCTTTCTATGGAAGGGTCAAGCTGATGGTAGAGGCCTGAATCTAGTTAACTGGAAAGTGTTAGTCACCCCTAAGAAATTTGGAGGTCTGGGAATTAGAGATCCTTTTTTTGCCAATATTGCTCTTTTTGGAAAACTAGTTTGGCAACTTTTTCACCATCCCGATAAGCTATGGGTTCAACTATTAACGGTGAAATACCATTCTTCTAAGGATGATTGTCTTAGTCGGTCTCGAGAAAGGGGATCTTATGTTTGGAAGAGTATATGTCGAGCTTGGGATATCCTGAAGGAAAGTTTTATTTGGTGCATTGGGGATTTGGAACAGAacttttggttttctaaatGGAGAAGAGAGGGGCGACTGTGTCAGGAGATGGATTATGTTCACATTTCTGATTCGGATCTCAGGATCTTGGACCTTTGGTCATCTGGACAGTGGAACCTTGAGAATATCTATTCTCCTCTGAATCAGTCTCTGCAGAGCAACATTAACTCTTACAACCCAGATGTTCAAGCTGATTCAGAGGTCGGTTGGTGTTGGACTGGTGCGGTTTCAAAGGTTTATGATGCTCATAGTGGTTATTTGTGGCTCAGTAAGAAGATGTTTAGTTGGGAGGATAGGGGTAATTGGCTTTGGCTTTGGCGTCAACATGTTCCGGAAAAGCACAAATTTTTGGCCTGGCTATGTCTTCAGGAGGCTCTTCCTACTGCTGCATTTCGTTTTAGGAGGGGCATTTCGCACACGGATAGCTGTCAACGATGTTTCTCAGGTCAGGAATCGGTATTACATTGTATTCGGGATTGTCCAAAAGCCCAACTTGTTTGGCAAGCTTTAGGGATCTCCGATCAACCAGTGGATTTGATGAGTTGGTTCTTACATAATAGCAAACAGCGCCCCTTTAGATTCTTTTCTGGTCTCTGGTGGATTTGGCGTTTGAGGAATAACGAGATCTTTCATCCTCACGACCATTggaccacagacaaggtgattGGTATGGCTTTGTCCTTGGAAAAGAAGCTCCGAAATATTTTTGAGTTGCAACGACTGTCTATCCCCTCAACCATTAGTGGCTCTTGGATTCCCCCCTCAGTGGGTACctttaagattaattgtgatgctagcTATCCTGGCAGTGGTGCTCGAgttggttttgcttgtgttaGCAGATATTGGAAGGGAAGGTGGCAACGAGGCTGTCTGGGAACAATTGAGAGTCATAGCATTTTGCAAGGAGAGttgtttgctatttggagaggCTTTCTTTTAGCATGGGACTCGGGACAAAGAGACATTATATGTGAGACAGATTGTGTGGAGGCTTTTACTATTGTCAATAATTTACAAGATTGCTCTGGGTTTATTGATCCTTTGGTGTTAAAAATTCGAGATATCATGTCTTGGAAATGGCGTGCTGATCTTCGGTTGATCTTGAGAGATGCAAATACAGTAGCAGACATCATGGCAAAGACCGCAATGAGGACCCTTTCTCCCCAAGTGGAGCTTCCGTTGCcttggaaagaatttgagagtaGTATTCAGCGGAACTGCATTTCTTAAActgtttcttgttttttttttttctcgttcttagtttttgtttatttcctttaagtcaccaaaaaaaatatatttgatgaCATTTGGATCAACTACCCAAATACATATGTTAGATGTGGTCATGTGGATGcacttaaaatataaataatataaaaacatatatgataggattttttttagtaataaaaaacgtattattttcaaaaaaaaactaaagagcactgttgttgttgttgttggagaataataataaaagattggAGTAGTTGGAAATGTTTTTACGAGTACATAATTAGCAGTACAAAGTTAAGAATACACTGTAGAAAAGAATAACGCTAAAAATAGTTGATGAATTTTTttacgattttttttttctttattagcTTGTGGTTGTTCTTGTTCTACCTATTGTATTGAACTCTCTTATTAAAAAGAATGCAATATACATCTAATTTTTAGAGTTgggtaaatttaaaaaaaaaaactcagtCTTGcgattttttagaataaattattttttcgttatttatttaaatgaaaaattccAAGGAAGCAGCTGTTAGCTGCCATGCATTGCAAACACGCTACCAATCTCATTCTGCATTTGGCACCGTGAGTCATGAGGCATGACAATCTCTCTTAGATTTTAGATTATTTGTACAATTAAATTTCAtgtactaattattttaaacaaaCAATAATTTATTGACAGTACGCGGATAAGTTAACTATTAATttcttataaattatttttgaaaatttaaattattagaacagaaaatataaataatttttgcCTAGGTACTAGTTATGGAAAATACAAAATGAGTGATAATTCTAACTGAATTTTTAATCTGGAATTGAGTCAGCATTTTTCCTTTCATGGATCTGAGAGTGAGACAGCGAAGAACCTGATAAATTAATATATGTGGACTGCGTTATATTCGACATTTTCGGTTAGGGAAAATTAAGTTCACATGTTAAATGCCACCAAAAGTAAAAAAGTACATATGTTATCCAAATTTTCAATAAGATCCACATGTTAAATAACACGCCTTGAACCATACCCAATAATATGAAGATACTGTGCTATAAAATGAAACGTGTACTATTAAGTGTATAATGTCAAGGGATATGATACGAGAAATGTTTTTCGCAGAATGGAATACGAATAAATTGAAGTTTTGGTGCGGGGAAaagaacaactttaaaactGCGTATGTGACGGTAACATGATCCCTAATTccctatatatatttttttctcttttgtccTTACTATCGAGTATGGACTCTCTATCCTCCCAAACTGTCCAATGATGTTTTGTTATCTCTGTCAGAAGGATTAAAAAAGGGTCCAAATTGTTCAACGAGCTCTTACCGAGCTCAACACACTTATACTTCATGCAAAGAGGCATATGAAAGTTACGTAGGTTTAAACAGATTCTTAGCAGCCACCGGGCACATAATATGTACTTCAAATTTTGGGCTCATCTTTGGAAGGAAGGTTACAAACACAAATTTAATGCAAAACATTCAGCCATGTGATTCCTTGGGGAAGTATTTTGGATTACATGGTAAGTGGAAAGTCAAAGTTGTCACTCTAGCCATGgatttgaaagaaaaatttgtTAACTCCATAGGCAAATAGATGCTGATTAAAGTGATCTTGCAATCCACTGTTTCCTATGCCATGTCTATTTTGAGATTCCCTGAATGTGTTTTTGTTAAGGACATTTGCGCTAAACTACCCTGATAGCAAATAGAAGAGCAAGATGGGGAATGGATGTCAAGGAGTTTAGTTTCATCATATGAACTCTGCTCTGCTTGCATAAACAATCTCAAAGAATCCATAAGCAGATCTACTTGGTGTAGGACAATCAACTATATTAGGTATATACCAAACTTAGCCACCAATGTagaatatatattgaaataccaaatatacattaaaaataagttaaactaCATATGTATTTACATACAAACACATGGTAACTAATTTGATGGCTGATTTTTGGTATGCATATATAGCATTTTTGTTGAACAAGCTAAAGGGCTGAGAATTGTAAAGACAGAAAAAAAGGACTTGTAGCTTGGGAGAGATCACTGGCTCCCGGCACTTGATGAAACAAATTTGGGTCATTTTCGGATTAAACATGTTTTTAGTCCCCATGAATATATTGTTTTGGAGCATATAAACTTGTAAGTGAATGTCAAATAATCCTCCTAATTCAAAATAGCATGTATTGTAGTTCACACAATCTTCCAGAACCATTCAATA is a window from the Arachis stenosperma cultivar V10309 chromosome 3, arast.V10309.gnm1.PFL2, whole genome shotgun sequence genome containing:
- the LOC130969629 gene encoding inositol oxygenase 2-like; protein product: MTILIEQPIFDSQFDVKNVDSNETNELVLDGGFSMPKEVSQNGFATPEVNSFGHSFRDYDAESERQKGVEEFYRLQHINQTYDFVKKMREHYGKLDKAEMGIWECCELLNEVVDESDPDLDEPQIQHLLQSAEAIKKDYPNEDWLHLTALIHDLGKILLLPQFGELPQWAVVGDTFPVGCAFDEANIHHKYFKENPDIKNPAYGTKDGIYTKECGLNNVMMSWGHDDYMYLVAKENGTTLPSAGLFIIRYHSFYPLHREGAYTHLMNDDDRENLKWLHVFNKYDLYSKSKVLVDVEKVKPYYQSLIAKYFPAKLRW